The Actinomycetota bacterium genome contains the following window.
ATCTTCAACGACCGTTACAGGATCGTCCGCCACTTGGCCCGTGGCGGCATGGCCGAGGTCTACCTGGCCCACGACCAGCTCCTCGACCGCCCGGTGGCCCTCAAGGTGCTGTTCCCCGAGTTCGCGGCCGACCAGTCGTTCGTCGAGCGCTTCCGGCGGGAGGCACGCGCCGCCGCCGGTCTAAACCATCCCAACATCGTCTCGATCTACGACTGGGGTGAAGAGTCGGGCACCTACTTCATCGTCATGGAGTACGTCGACGGGCGCACACTGCGCGAGGTCGTGCGGGCCGACGGTCCCCTTCACCCGACCCGGGCCGCCGAGATCGGGGCCGACATCGCGGCCGCCCTGGGCTTCGCTCACCGCAACGGCGTGATCCACCGGGACGTGAAGCCCGGCAACGTGATGATCGCCGGCATGGTCAAGGTGACCGATTTCGGCATCGCCCGGGCGGGTGACCCGGCCGAGAGCCTCACCCAGACCGGCGCGGTGATGGGCACGGCCACCTACTTCTCCCCCGAACAGGCCCAGGGCCAAGCCATCGACCCCCGCAGCGACGTCTACTCCCTGGGGGTCGTCCTCTACGAGATGGTGACCGGACGGCCCCCGTTCACGGGCGACAGCCCGGTGGCCATCGCCTACCAGCACGTCCGCGAACCGGCGGTGCCGCCCAGCCGCCTCAACCCCGACGTACCCCGGCCGTTCGAGGCCATCGTCATGGCGGCCATGGCCAAGCGGCGGGAGAACCGCTACAGCTCGGCCGACTCGTTGCGGGCCGACCTGCTGCGCTTCGCCCAGGGCCGGCCGGTGGCCGCCATGGCCGCGCCCGGCATGGCCCGGCCGAGCCAGGGCGGAGGCCACGGTGGTCCGCCCGGAGCGGGAGCCGGGGCCGGCGCGGCGGCCGCCACCGGGGTGATGCGCCCGGTCGGCGGCGGCGGCGAACCGGTGGCGGCCGACGGCACGCGAGTCATGTCCCGGCCAGCCGACGTGCTCGTGGAGGAAGAGGAGTACGAGGACGAGCGCCCGCCCGCCCGCACCAGCACCTACATCGTGATCCTGGCCGTCCTGCTGGTCATCCTCGGAGGCATGCTCTACCTGCTGGCCCGCACCCTCGGGGTGGGGGGGGTGAGCGAGGTCGTCGTGCCGCCCGTGGTGGGCGACACCCAGGCCGTGGCCGAGCGCAAGATCGAAGACGCGGGCCTCGAAGTACGCATCGTCACCGAGCCCAGCGACACGGCCGAGCCAGGCAACGTGTTCCGGCAGGACCCGGCCAGCGGCGAGCGGGTCCGCCGGGGCTCGACCGTCGAGCTCAGGGTGGCAGCCGGGGCGGAGATGGTGAACGTCCCTGACGTCGTGGGCCAGCCCCTGGCCGACGCCCGGGCGACGCTCACCAACGCCGAGTTCGTCGTTCAGACCCGCCCGAGAGCCGACGACAACGCGCCCCGCGACCAGGTCCTCGATCAGAACCCCCGCGATGGCCAGGCCCCCAAGGGCTCGGTCGTCATCCTCACCGTGTCCAGCGGCCCCGAACAGGTGAACGTGCCTTCGCTGTTCAACGTGCCTGAAGGCGAGGCCGCCAACGAGCTTCGGGGCCTTGGTTTCAACGTCGA
Protein-coding sequences here:
- the pknB gene encoding Stk1 family PASTA domain-containing Ser/Thr kinase encodes the protein MAERIFNDRYRIVRHLARGGMAEVYLAHDQLLDRPVALKVLFPEFAADQSFVERFRREARAAAGLNHPNIVSIYDWGEESGTYFIVMEYVDGRTLREVVRADGPLHPTRAAEIGADIAAALGFAHRNGVIHRDVKPGNVMIAGMVKVTDFGIARAGDPAESLTQTGAVMGTATYFSPEQAQGQAIDPRSDVYSLGVVLYEMVTGRPPFTGDSPVAIAYQHVREPAVPPSRLNPDVPRPFEAIVMAAMAKRRENRYSSADSLRADLLRFAQGRPVAAMAAPGMARPSQGGGHGGPPGAGAGAGAAAATGVMRPVGGGGEPVAADGTRVMSRPADVLVEEEEYEDERPPARTSTYIVILAVLLVILGGMLYLLARTLGVGGVSEVVVPPVVGDTQAVAERKIEDAGLEVRIVTEPSDTAEPGNVFRQDPASGERVRRGSTVELRVAAGAEMVNVPDVVGQPLADARATLTNAEFVVQTRPRADDNAPRDQVLDQNPRDGQAPKGSVVILTVSSGPEQVNVPSLFNVPEGEAANELRGLGFNVERTTTTDASVASGNVIRTEPGAGTPLARGSTVTMVVSSGAPATTAPPTTSAPTTTVGPTTTAPVQTTTTAPTTTTTTVP